One window of the Saccopteryx bilineata isolate mSacBil1 chromosome 2, mSacBil1_pri_phased_curated, whole genome shotgun sequence genome contains the following:
- the PEX11B gene encoding peroxisomal membrane protein 11B → MDSWVRFSAQSQARERLCRAAQYACCLLGHALQKHGASPELQKQIRQLEGHLSLGRKLLRLGNSADALESAKRAIHLSDVVLRFCITVSHLNRALYFACDNVLWAGKSGLAPRVDQEKWAQRSFRYYLFSLIMNLSRDAYEIRLLMEQESAAYSRRQKGSGGGVPGGIETGGSGGPGTPEGGLPQLALKLQLRVLLLARVLRSHPPLLLDVVRNACDLFIPLDKLGLWRCGPGIVGLCGLVSSILSILTLIYPWLRLKP, encoded by the exons ATGGATTCCTGGGTCCGCTTCAGTGCTCAGAGCCAGGCTCGGGAGCGGCTGTGTAG GGCTGCCCAGTATGCCTGCTGCCTTCTTGGCCATGCACTTCAGAAACATGGGGCCAGTCCTGAGTTACAGAAACAGATTCGACAATTGGAAGGTCATCTGAGCCTAGGAAGAAAGC TTCTTCGCCTGGGTAACTCAGCAGATGCCCTTGAGTCAGCCAAACGAGCCATACACCTATCAGATGTTGTCCTAAGATTCTGCATTACTGTTAGTCACCTCAATCGAGCCTTGTACTTCGCCTGTGACAATGTCCTGTGGGCTGGAAAGTCTGGACTAGCTCCCCGTGTGGATCAGGAGAAGTGGGCCCAGCGTTCATTCAG GTACTATTTGTTTTCCCTCATCATGAATTTGAGCCGTGATGCTTATGAGATTCGCCTTCTGATGGAACAAGAATCTGCAGCTTATAGCCGACGACAAAAGGGCTCTGGAGGAGGAGTCCCAGGAGGAATTGAAACTGGTGGCTCTGGGGGTCCAGGGACTCCAGAAGGAGGCCTGCCCCAACTAGCACTGAAGCTTCAGCTCCGAGTCCTGCTCCTAGCTCGGGTCCTTCGGAGTCATCCCCCCCTTCTGCTGGATGTAGTCAGAAATGCCTGTGATCTGTTCATTCCACTGGACAAACTAGGCCTCTGGCGCTGCGGCCCTGGGATTGTGGGGCTTTGTGGCCTTGTGTCCTCCATCCTGTCTATTCTCACCCTAATCTACCCTTGGCTACGACTCAAGCCCTGA